One part of the Symphalangus syndactylus isolate Jambi chromosome 1, NHGRI_mSymSyn1-v2.1_pri, whole genome shotgun sequence genome encodes these proteins:
- the CCDC85B gene encoding coiled-coil domain-containing protein 85B, with protein sequence MEAEAGGLEELTDEEMAALGKEELVRRLRREEAARLAALVQRGRLMQEVNRQLQGHLGEIRELKQLNRRLQAENRELRDLCCFLDSERQRGRRAARQWQLFGTQASRAVREDLGGCWQKLAELEGRQEELLRENLALKELCLALGEEWGPRGGPGGAGGSGAGPTPELALPPCGPRDLGDGSSSTGSVGSPDQLPLACSPDD encoded by the coding sequence atggaggccgaggcaggcggccTGGAGGAGCTGACGGACGAGGAGATGGCGGCGCTGGGCAAGGAAGAGCTAGTGCGGCGCCTGCGGCGGGAGGAGGCGGCGCGCCTGGCGGCACTGGTGCAGCGCGGCCGCCTCATGCAGGAGGTGAATCGGCAGCTGCAGGGCCACCTGGGCGAGATCCGCGAGCTCAAGCAGCTCAACCGGCGTCTGCAGGCAGAGAACCGAGAGCTGCGCGACCTCTGCTGCTTCCTGGACTCGGAGCGCCAGCGCGGGCGGCGCGCCGCGCGCCAGTGGCAGCTCTTTGGGACCCAGGCATCCCGGGCCGTGCGCGAGGACCTGGGCGGCTGTTGGCAGAAGCTGGCCGAGCTGGAGGGCCGCCAGGAGGAGCTGCTGCGGGAGAACCTGGCGCTTAAGGAGCTCTGCCTGGCGCTGGGCGAAGAATGGGGCCCCCGCGGCGGCCCCGGCGGCGCAGGGGGCTCAGGAGCCGGGCCAACACCCGAGCTTGCCTTGCCTCCGTGCGGGCCCCGCGACCTAGGCGATGGAAGCTCCAGCACTGGCAGCGTGGGCAGTCCGGATCAGTTGCCCCTGGCCTGTTCCCCCGATGACTGA